One genomic region from Xyrauchen texanus isolate HMW12.3.18 chromosome 16, RBS_HiC_50CHRs, whole genome shotgun sequence encodes:
- the lrrc57 gene encoding leucine-rich repeat-containing protein 57 has product MGNSALKAHLETSQKTGVFQLTGKGLIEFPEELQKLTGNLRTVDLSNNKIEVLPAFVGGFQQLKSLTISGNKLSSLPNDIGKLKKLETLVLNGNLLKQLPASVGQLKALRILNLSGNRFKVFPDGLGSLRHLDVLDLSKNQIQVVPAEVAELQAIEINLNQNQISTLSPEVSNTPRLKVLRLEENCLELTSIPITILKDSQLSLLSVEGNLFEVKNLRDLEGYDQYMERFTATKKKFA; this is encoded by the exons ATGGGGAATAGCGCTTTGAAAGCTCATTTGGAAACATCCCAGAAGACTGGAGTGTTTCAGCTGACCGGAAAGGGTTTGATAGAG TTCCCAGAGGAGCTACAGAAGCTCACTGGAAACCTGCGGACAGTCGATCTGTCCAACAACAAAATCGAGGTGCTTCCTGCATTCGTAGGAGGCTTCCAACAACTCAAAAGTCTCACCATAAGTGGAAATAAACTAA GCAGTTTACCAAATGACATCGGGAAACTCAAGAAGCTGGAGACTCTTGTTTTGAATGGCAACCTGTTGAAGCAGCTTCCTGCATCGGTGGGTCAGCTGAAGGCCTTGCGGATCCTCAACTTGTCTGGGAATCGGTTTAAGGTATTTCCCGATGGACTCGGCTCGCTTCGCCACCTTGATGTTCTCGACCTGTCCAAAAATCAAATCCAGGTGGTACCTGCAGAGGTCGCCGAACTGCAAGCCATTGAAATCAACCTCAATCAGAACcag ATATCAACCCTGTCTCCAGAGGTGTCTAATACTCCCAGACTAAAGGTCTTGCGTCTTGAGGAGAACTGTCTGGAGCTCACCTCTATTCCCATCACTATCCTCAAAGACTCCCAGTTGTCCTTGCTTTCTGTGGAGGGCAATCTGTTCGAAGTTAAAAACCTACGTGACCTGGAAGGGTATGATCAG TACATGGAACGTTTTACTGCAACAAAGAAGAAATTTGCTTGA
- the il17a/f2 gene encoding interleukin 17a/f2, whose translation MFLNFFNTKYMVLLGCVLMSITYAKQGQKRICNTDLTISSFYDSSQAANTVGNGNIHNRSLSSWTWIPKISFHRIPQVIFEAQCQSEYCNYPYTGVDSRLNSLPIYQDILVLKQDTQDGKCFRAVFERVIVGCTCVWAKTS comes from the exons ATGTttctgaacttcttcaacactaaaTACATG GTTTTGCTGGGCTGTGTGCTGATGAGCATTACGTATGCCAAACAAGGACAGAAACGAATATGCAACACTGATTTGACGATTTCCAGTTTCTACGATTCCTCTCAGGCAGCAAACACGGTTGGGAATGGCAACATACACAACCGCTCGCTATCTTCATGGACCTGGAT ACCAAAGATTTCCTTCCACAGAATTCCACAAGTAATCTTTGAAGCCCAGTGTCAATCAGAGTATTGCAACTATCCCTACACCGGTGTGGACTCGAGATTGAACTCTTTGCCCATATATCAGGACATACTGGTGCTGAAACAGGATACGCAAGACGGAAAGTGCTTCAGGGCGGTGTTTGAGAGAGTGATAGTGGGTTGTACATGTGTATGGGCCAAGACCTCTTAA
- the il17a/f1 gene encoding interleukin 17a/f1 — protein MSSLFNIQFLTVVCMMGFLLISLGVEGAPSKKVIHKTPEESDPSSYRLIVDSQFKPSSNPIRPINNDSISPWTYTFTQDKDLYPSKIAEAKCLLTGCLNIGNEEDNSYESKPIYRQILVLRRVRGVKHNYSFKMEYKTIAVGCTCVHPYTEEVRT, from the exons ATGTCATCGCTGTTTAACATCCAGTTCCTGACG GTGGTTTGTATGATGGGGTTCCTTTTGATATCACTTGGGGTTGAGGGGGCACCTtcaaagaaagtaattcacaagACGCCAGAAGAATCGGATCCATCATCATACAGACTGATCGTGGATTCACAGTTTAAACCCTCGTCCAATCCAATCCGTCCAATCAACAATGACTCCATCTCTCCATGGACATACAC GTTTACTCAAGATAAGGACCTGTACCCCTCTAAAATTGCAGAAGCAAAATGTTTGCTGACTGGATGTTTGAATATAGGAAATGAAGAAGATAATAGCTATGAATCAAAACCCATTTACAGGCAAAttttggtcttaaggagagttCGTGGAGTCAAGCACAACTATTCCTTCAAAATGGAGTACAAAACCATTGCAGTGGGATGTACATGTGTTCATCCATACACTGAAGAAGTTAGAACTTGA